From the genome of Corallococcus macrosporus DSM 14697:
GTTCGTGGAGCTGGGCCACCAGGGCGGCGGAGCCGTCCACCTCCAGCACCCGCGCGGCGCCGGCGAAGTCACGCGCCCGCCGCAGCACCTCCACCAGCGTGGCGCGAGCGGGCGCGGACGCGCGCGAGGACTCCGCCAGCACGGCGTCGCGCTGTGACGCCGCCAGGCCCTCATAGGCGCGGACGGCCACGTCCACCGCCCCCTGCGTCACCGCCTCCCAGAGGGGCCGCGTGCCCGAGCTGGCGGGCAGCCCGTCGCCGTGCCCCGGCTCCACCATGGAACGCGTCATGCCGTGAACTCCCCCCGCGCACCGCCGGCCCACCCCCTGGGCTCGCCACGTGCCGGCTCCGGCGCCGTGCGTAGCAGACCCCACGAGGCGAGGCGAGCGTCCTCGCGAGGCAGGCGACTTCCATTTGAAGACGCCACGCGGAGCCGGGCTCAGTCCACCTTCGTCGGGAACGGGTTGCGCTCGGCGAAGCCGCGCTGGTGCCAGTACGGGTAGGTGGGCGTCACCGCGCTGGCCGCGTCGAGCCGGGCCACCTGCTCCGGCGTGAGGCTCCAGCCCACGGCGCCCAGGTTCTGCCGGAGCTGCTCCTCGTTGCGCGCGCCAATGACGAGGGTGGACACGGAGGGGCGCTGGAGCAGCCAGTTGAGGGCGACCTGCGGCACCGTCTTCCCCGTCTCCGCGGCGACGACATCCAGCGCGTCCACCACGCGGTAGAGGTACTCCTCGGAGAGCGGCGGCGCGCCCTGCCTGTTGAGCGCCGCCTGCATGCGCGAGCCCTCGGGCGGGGGCTGCCCGCGGCGATACTTGCCCGTCAGCCGCGCCCAGCCCAGGGGGCTCCACACCACGGTGCCCACCTGCTGGTCCAGGGCCAGGGGCATCAGCTCCCACTCGAACTCCCGGCTCACCAGCGAGTAGTACGCCTGGTGCGCCACGTGCCGCGCCAGCCCGTACTTCTCCGAGGTGGCGAGCGACTTCATCAGGTGCCAGCCGGAGAAGTTCGACGCGCCGATGTAGCGAAGCTTCCCGGCGCGCACGAGGTCGTCGAGCGCCCGCAGGGTTTCTTCGACAGGGGTGAGCGCGTCGAAGCCATGAAGCTGGTAGAGGTCGATGTAGTCGGTGCCCAGCCGCTTCAGGCTGGCCTCCACCGCGCGGGTGATGTGGAAGCGCGACGAGCCCACGTCATTCGGCCCGTCTCCATTGCGGAAGCTCCCCTTCGTGGAGATGAGGACCTTCTCGCGGCGGCCGGCGATGGCCTTGCCCAGAATCTCCTCCGCCGCGCCGCCCGAGTAGATGTCCGCGCTGTCGAACATGTTCAGCCCGGCCTCCAGGCTGATGTCCACCAGGCGCGTGGCCTCCGGGACGCCGCTGTTGCCCCACACCTTGAAGAAGTCCCCCTGGCCTCCAAACGTCCCCGTCCCGAGCGTCAACACCGGGACCTTGAGGCCAGAGCCCCCCAACTGTCGGTATTCCATGGTCATAGCGGGGCATCCAGCTAACGAGCAGGCGCCAGGCGCTCAACGGGAATGCGCGCCCCGGCGCCATTTGCCCCCGCTATGCTCCCGCGGGGCGCACGTTAACGTGGGGGCCGGCACGTTCCCTCGGAGTCCTCTGGATGAAGTCGCGCAGCCCCGGTGCCTGGAGCACCGCCGCGTTCCTCCTGGCCCTGTCGCCGGGAGCGCCGGCCCATGCCCACGCGGGCCTCCCGGAGACGTCCAACGTCACCCTCCGCCGGGGCCACCCCGAGGACTTCTTCTCCGGGACGACCTTCGGCGCGGTCATCTCCCGCGACAGCGGCAAGACGTGGCGCTGGGTGTGTCCGGATGCCATGGGGTACGGCGGCTGGCGCCCGGAGGCCTACGTGTGGCGGGAGACGGGCGACATCCTCGCCGCCACGGGCAGCGCCCTGCTGCACTCCCCGGATGCGGGCTGCACCTGGCGCACCCACCCCTTCTTCAAGGCGACCTGGGTGACGGGCCTGGCGGCCCACCCCACCGACGACCGCGTCTTCCACGCCGTCACCGGGCGGCCCGGCCTCGCCAACGGCGTGTACCGCTCCGATGACGGAGGGGAGACGTGGACCGCCACGCCGCTGCTGCGCACGGGGCTGGAGCTGAACGCGGTGCGCGTGTCCCCGGTGGACCCGCGCCGCCTCTACGTGTCGGGCGTCTCCGACAACGCGCTGGTGGTGCTGCGCAGCGACGACGCGGGCGAGACCTGGCAGGAGTTCCCCCACGCGCTGCCGGAGCTGCTGCGGCCCTACGCGCTGACGGTGGTGGCGGTGGACCCCGTCGACGTGGACGGGGTGTGGGTGCGCGTGTCCGCCCAGGGCTACACGCACCTGCTGCGCAGCGAGGACGGCGGCCGCACGCTGACGCAGGTGACGGTGCTGGACGACACCTTCATCAACATGGACCTGTCCTCCGACGGCGGCACCGCCTGGGTGGGCACCCTCAATTACTTCTTCATGGGCGCCAGCACCGGCCCGCTGGAGAGGCAGCCCTTGCCCACCGGCAACGCGTGCGTGCTGCGCGACGGCGAGACACTCTACGGCTGCGGCTCCACCTGGCTGCATGACTGGGCCCTGGCGCGCAGCACGGACCAGGGCCGCACCTGGGAGCACATCTTCGCGCTGTACGAAATCCAGGGCACGCAGCTCTGCCCTCGCGGCACGCCCGTGCGGGACCTCTGCCCGGCCCGCTGGCCGCAGCTCGCCGAGCAGCTCGGCGCCCCGCTCTACCCGGATGGCGGCGTGGAGGAGCCACCGCGGCCGGACGCGGGCACGCCCGACGCGGGAGGCCCGGACACCGGCGCGCCCGACGCGGGCACCTCGGACGCGGGGGGCGCTCCCGGGGAGCCTCCCGCCGGGCCGAAGTCCGGTGGCTGCGCCGCCGCCGCGGGCCCCGCCCTGCCCCTGCTGTTGCTGCTGTCTTCCCTCCTACCGAGGCGCCGTGGGCCACGGCGTCCGCACCCATAGGCCCCTGATGACCCTCGCGACCCGAAGAAGCCCGTGGGCGCCCTGCGCGGCCGCGCTGCTGGCGCTGGGCACCGCCGCCTGCGACGGCGGCGATGAACCCACGC
Proteins encoded in this window:
- a CDS encoding aldo/keto reductase, with translation MEYRQLGGSGLKVPVLTLGTGTFGGQGDFFKVWGNSGVPEATRLVDISLEAGLNMFDSADIYSGGAAEEILGKAIAGRREKVLISTKGSFRNGDGPNDVGSSRFHITRAVEASLKRLGTDYIDLYQLHGFDALTPVEETLRALDDLVRAGKLRYIGASNFSGWHLMKSLATSEKYGLARHVAHQAYYSLVSREFEWELMPLALDQQVGTVVWSPLGWARLTGKYRRGQPPPEGSRMQAALNRQGAPPLSEEYLYRVVDALDVVAAETGKTVPQVALNWLLQRPSVSTLVIGARNEEQLRQNLGAVGWSLTPEQVARLDAASAVTPTYPYWHQRGFAERNPFPTKVD
- a CDS encoding WD40/YVTN/BNR-like repeat-containing protein, which translates into the protein MKSRSPGAWSTAAFLLALSPGAPAHAHAGLPETSNVTLRRGHPEDFFSGTTFGAVISRDSGKTWRWVCPDAMGYGGWRPEAYVWRETGDILAATGSALLHSPDAGCTWRTHPFFKATWVTGLAAHPTDDRVFHAVTGRPGLANGVYRSDDGGETWTATPLLRTGLELNAVRVSPVDPRRLYVSGVSDNALVVLRSDDAGETWQEFPHALPELLRPYALTVVAVDPVDVDGVWVRVSAQGYTHLLRSEDGGRTLTQVTVLDDTFINMDLSSDGGTAWVGTLNYFFMGASTGPLERQPLPTGNACVLRDGETLYGCGSTWLHDWALARSTDQGRTWEHIFALYEIQGTQLCPRGTPVRDLCPARWPQLAEQLGAPLYPDGGVEEPPRPDAGTPDAGGPDTGAPDAGTSDAGGAPGEPPAGPKSGGCAAAAGPALPLLLLLSSLLPRRRGPRRPHP